The Magnolia sinica isolate HGM2019 chromosome 3, MsV1, whole genome shotgun sequence genome includes the window CCGTTAAACTGCATGAAAGAGGGAAAAAAGCCCTAAAATCAATAGTCGGACCCTCAAAACCCTAACGAAAACGAAAGGAAAcccctaaaaccctaaaaaccccatccaaccatccacgtAAACGAAAAACCTTACAAGAAAAAACAACCTGCATTCAACATGGCCGAAACCAAACGTTCCATTTCATTAATCAAGAACCTTCGACCCGATCTCAAACGCAAGAAACGCCTCGAAACAAGCCCTCTTGAGCTGATTCTCATCCATTTCCAAGTAATCCCATTAGGAACACCCAACCATGAGCTGCGGCTTTGGCACGTCCAGGAACCTCAGCCCGAGTAAAGCCAAGGCCAACTCCTCGAGCTCGAACTCCTTCAAATCGCCCTTCAACATCTTCTTATTGACCTTCAGCAGTTTCCTCTCAACGATTGGCTATAGCTCTATCACATTGTCGATGGAGAGCACAGGGCAGTCCTTGAGCTTCTTCGAGTCCCGAACGATATCAACACCTACGAACGCGATCTTTAGATCCTTGAGGAAGTCAATCAGGACCTTGTGGATATGGAAGTGGTCATAAGACATACTAAACCTGAACTTGTAGATTAGGCAGGATGCACCGACGCAGAGGACGATGACGGAGAACGGGTTGCCGTCGAGGCCACGCTTTATGTAGTTGAGGTGGCAGTAGAGGCGGAGGCCGATGATGAGGCGGCCGCGGTGCTTCCAATAGAGCTGACGGACATTGCGCACCCACATCTGGGCATCAATGTCACTTTCGGTGACGGTGGTGAGGATCTGACGGTCATCGATCTGGACCGTGTAGTCCATCTCGGACGGCCCTAGGTGGGGGTGGATTCAGACCGCCATGGCCATTGCTtcttcaacacacacacacacacacagagatttTTTATTTGTACTGAggattgaaaaagaaaagaaggggagAGTGCGAGAAAGATTGGGGATTTTGGGGAATTCTCTAAAATGCAGGTCAGAAGTAATGGCATTTTCCAAAGTTGgctagagagagggagaagggggAATGACATTTCTTAGGATTTGCTAGAGAGGGAGAATGAAAAAGGCCTCTTCAAAATAATTCGTGAGTGGCACCGATCTGCATGAGGTCAGGGTTAATCCAAATTTGAAACAATTTAAAACTGATCCAAATTTGAAACGGCCTTTAGCCGTTCCCGAACCAAAGATGTATGCGTTCCAAAATTACAATTTTGGTGTAATGGCATTgagttgtattagatgggattaagactattattgcacaataattgcatgtctggaaataccatggtattttaacgatcaaatcccatgtttgggataaaattcttgttaggggaaaacactggattaagcaaaatcttgTTTGGTGGATCATGGAATTGCAATCAATGAACCAAATTAACAACGAATGTCATTCACTTCTACACATATAACCATAATGTCATGTGTAAAATGTGTATATGGATTGACGACatagataaatgcatgcatcaatgtggggcccacgtgaagtggatttcaaaatccacaaaaatccCACATGGGACCAAATACGATTCCATGGGACCAACCAAATACAAttccatgggaccaaatgcaattccattccacctaatcccaaccttttccatcctctccaaattttggatggaatttgcacgggatcaaatgcaattctatcccacctaatcccatctaataccatgtgcccaaacacccccttagtgtTGGCAACgatacattgtcgaggccaattcttcCCTTTATTAAAGCAATGCTGCCCTCAAGCTTTGTGAATAATTCAAGATTATGTTGGGAGCCTTGGGACATTTGCAAAGGACCTCTAAAAAATGTCACATACCAAGGTCATTATCAGCGTGGCAAGATAGTGCTTGCAGTTATAGTTGTCGATGTTCATTTCTTAATCAGTTTCTGTGGAGTGtctaagaagaagaataagaaggaaGAAGACTTCCAAGAAACAAATGAGCGAATAGTGTTAAAACAACTAAAGACACCAAGATAAGctcatttcattcctctttgtTCTTATGAGATACAAATTTCATTGTTAGAGAAACATGACCAGAGCACGTATCACTAAATTCCTTATCTGGTGCACTTAATTCAGAttggaccatccatcttgtgcGTTTGGTGTTGGATCGGACATGGTAGATAAATCTGACTAACTGGAAGATCTTAACCATCTAGTTATTGACCTACAAATGGAACACTAGGAAATATTGTTGGCAACCATCAACACTTGACACAATAAAGCCACCAATTTGATGCTGGGAACATctaattcatgtgtttgttgacaATAGCCATTAGAgattcacatgatgaatggtctggtTTTTCTTATTGACATTTAAATTCCATTTCTTTCGATTTGTCTCAATGCAGATTCTGGATTTCCTGCTCGTGATTAATGgcgtgatctagaccattgacctGTTGAGATGAACCTAAGATGGAACATGGCCCGAAAGCATTCCAGGTTAAAGATCATTAATCCAATACTAATGAAGTGATTTTTAAGGTCTAGATCTCGATGCTCGAGAACTTGGCTTTGAAGATGAGGTTGATTGATCTCACATTGCTAAAATTGTGAATTTTGAACGGACCAGATCCATCACAAAACCAAACTAACGATGGATTTGGTCCGTTGCTGTTTCCCACATCCCAAAAACGATAGATTGGATCTCTCCCAAATTTACGACGGATCTGCGACGGATAAGTTCCATTGTAAAAAAACATGTCCCTAGAAAAACACATTCTTTATAAACTTGTGATAGATATGGTCCAGTGTTAATCATAGGAGTAACAATGGACAAATGCATTGTTAATTTTCGACTTGTTTACAAAACAGCAACGAATTTGGTCCATTGCTAGAATTTCtacaataacaaaaaaaaaaaaaaaaaaacacaatatttgtgttttttttaaaaaatctattaCACTTGATAGTCATCCAAAATAAAATGATACGATTGTTTAGGATTtccattcacaaaattcaaaagggATTaatatgtgttgagggtcaaatattgcatatcagaccccagttattgccaggatttacaaacatagtattgtttaacggcctgatttaatcatgtttgtgatgcagggcgtattcacgagcttggactggaaaaggatgcttaaagcatggatttaatgctctgatgataccaaagcatgggatggattccaggggaccaagatcaacgaaattacacgccagggatttgcggaaatcgagaaactaaagctcaagcggcctgaaagtcagccagaatgcaagatcacgaggTTTCCACCACCTGTTCAGCtcaaaactccatacatggccaagggcccacaaattaaccgtacatggcGAATTTTAACCTTCAGATCCCctcagaagtggcccaacggacagatcagcccctaaaatcttgatttggggcccgcctgatatctggatatactccaattttggtctcaactgtttaaatgagctaacaaaacggatagacagagcggatctctcaaaaacatcataatggaccccactggagtatacgtgtgcatagtgcataggtgcactggccgtgcacaggAACGAGAAGTCGGTCAATCCGACTTTTGACCGACTCCTTCTTCCAATTCCCaccaaaacgcaacagcgttttaTGCCGTGCTTCGCGGTTtcgagttgtgggccccacacatcatccaaatggatgatcagtgCCGTCCATTGCGTCCATAAGGGGGCGAAAACCCTCTCCTAGGCGTCCATTTGTCCTCATGCAATCTACGGGAAGATCGTAACTATAAATCGCAGGTTGGACGGCAGCAAGCAaagttcagtggaccacaccaactacactccaaaaccgtccattcctgactggtttttcgtcAGTAACTCAGTGGACGTGGTagattttatcaaaaacatcactgtggggtccatcaatCATCGGATATTCCGACGCGGAAGCTCTGTTTTGCGTCTGTGGCTGTGGAGAAAGCTTGTGGGCCACTGTCGTGACTTATCAGtcgaatctggaccgttcatcagacgCCCATGCTCCCTAAAAATAGTGCCTAGGTGGTGGAATTGCAGAGGACAGTTTTAATTGGATTTCGACCGTCCAATCGGAAGACCGACGGTGAATTAAACTAACTCGTTGTTCACCTCGAAGCGGATCCAAAACCAATCAGATTtcactggtttttcgaggggaaactTATGGATGGGTCGGATTTCTCATCCAACATCAATCCTGGGCCCACCAGTCATCACAGATGTAAGGCCGTGGTTCTTTTCGCGTAAACAGGGAGTCCGTCTCCGTTGCAAAGAGACTGCGAAGGAGAAGTCAGTGCTCGACTCAGCCACCACTGCCGGAATCTTATAAAGAGCGGGTAGATTGGAGCTGGAGGGGAGGTGACCAGCCGTGGAGCAAACGAGGGGAAGGAagtttttgggttttgttttcttGAGGTAAGACTGGACGTGGGAGCAGGGTGATCGGTTTTTGGGTTTTAGACAGAGAGTACAGGCGGTCTGCTGCTGTAACCGTTTGGAGAAAGGATTGAAGAGACATGTCCAAAGGTTGGCTTGGCTGGAACAGGATGCCGGAATGGGAGAGAGTGAAGAAAGAATaagtgttttcttcttttctttacttttttgttttatttttttttttatttgcttcAGGTTCAGgctattcatgtgtggctaaacctcttagctagggctaagaggtgaagcctgtagcgagatgggagatactgtttcatgcctttaattcataaactgaatttggtatatttaattattaaaggaatatttttcctagtctttaatggtctgttgtgactgaaattacaatgggtttgcaatggctttgaatatttctttcccctttttatgtttatgaagtcaggaagccctgttgttcatcattgctccatgggcatggtaggatgacagtacccttcctaatcctcatacattgttgattggttggtaattagtttaatcctattatttgctttgtctcctgggcatggttagatgatggaatccattctaattcatatacctttcatctcttgaaaactagatcaagtaagttgagtttgaattccataaacattgatgcaggcataagatcttcctgatctctacaagtggatcctttgaatccctagttcccttcctctgaattattTAAAGCCTTAAataattgttccacaattattccttaaattttacCAGGTGTAGAtcacatcttagcctagttctagttctacttggtttcagataacgtagaggtatcagtccctgtggattcgacctcggtcttaccgagtttattactacatcacaaccctgcacttgggtgTGAACAATATGGAAGTGGACTAATATCCTTTGATGTGTGAATGCTCAATTAGCCTAAATAGCAAACTGAACTAAATACAATTAAACCACTAAAATTTTATTAGAAACACTTCGTAGACTACAACAAAACATTTTTTTACCATATTctactatatgtgtgtgtgtgtgtgtgtgtgtgtgtgtgtgtgtgtgtgtgtgttgggttgAAAGTCAATTTACAACAGACCATGAACTATCGCAAAAGTAAATAAAATCCGTTGCTAAATGCTTAACCGTAGGTGATACTTTGCGACAGATCAAATCCGATGTAAATCCCATAAAATCCGTCACTAAATCCTGCACTATAAACACCATTTCCATAAAAATTTATGCTCGACAGACATTTTCCATAAGAGATGGACGAACCAAGTCCATCGTTAAACTAAGCCGTTTTGCGACGGGCAAAGTCCGTCACAAAATCACAATTTTGGCATGGTGTCATGAAGGCCACTGATAATTTTAGCAAAAATAACGTTATCAGTTATGGGTGAGCAGGCACAATGTATAAGATAGTGCTTGCAAATGATTCTATCCTTGCAGTTAACAGACTGCAGGATTCTCATTGTTCTAAATAACATTTCATATCCAAGACTGATATTGGGGAGCATATAACACCGCATTGTCATTCTTCTCTTGAGTTTTTGCATGGAAAGGCAAGGCTTTTGGTATGTAAATACATGACCAGAGGAACTCTGTATTAGCAGCCACACAAGGAAGACGGCAAAGCCAATGTTATTGACTGACCCTTGAGGTTGAGAATTGCAATTGGAATGGCAAGAGGCCTTGTTTGGCTTCACCATAATTGCAATCCATGTTTAATTCACTGCAACATAAGCTTCAAGCATATACTATtgaatgaagaatatgaacctGTAATCTCCAATTTCACATTCGCAAGGCTTATAGGTAGCATCGTTAATAGCATATTTGGTGATGTAGGTTATGTTGCTCTCTAGTACACACACATGTTTGAGGCCATTCCAAAGGGCAATATATACGCTACAAATAGTGTTGCTCAAGCTGGTCATCGGCAAGGAACCTACTTGAGCAATGAGTGCCCTTCAAAGGAATTTGGTGGATTGGATTGCTTATCTTTCATATAACTACTGTATCCATGCCATTGATAAGTCGCTGATTTGGATGGGCCACTATGATGATATCTTCAAGTTTATCAGAGTTGCTTGTTCTCGTGTTGCATCTGATCCACACAAAAAGCCTACCATGTTTGAAGTATACCAGCATCTACGGGCCATTGGGAAGTGATACGGTTTTGCAGTTGAAGATGAGATACAAATGCTAAGCAATTAGAGATTTCCTATTGAGACCTACAACAAGtttaaaaataagaagattggaccggtaatGATTcttcaaaagatcaatgacaatgcttatgttgttgatcttttggatgacatggagatcttaCATAGTTTCAACGATGCGGACCTGaatgagtatcatgaaccgaggCTAGACGAGAACTTGAGGTCGGgctcttttgaagtggaggagattgATGCAAAGTGGGTCGCATACACttttatggcaaagatggactagagaaggccgatcggaggtggaaatgatctggaccgtcaaaaccttaaatcagtcATATTTGACAAATagggatgagtttttcaacatattatgTATGATTTGGGGGGTATGAGGACCTAGAAAAGCCAACCAATctagctatgccgggttgcccacactaggtttgtgagattccatcagatcgacggttaaAAGTTTTGTTTAATTTCAATTTAACTAtctataataagttttaatttgagtataacttttgatcttttgagttgtagaaattgtgcccaacatgaaaagggcttaaaacggtaggagaataatgtggttgggcTAAATTGGGCACTTACTATTTTCGGCCGAAAACCACGAAATCTAGTAAGAATAGAGGTCGTTTATAAATAGAAAGTTGACAATTTATAGTAAGCCAGTTTTTTAAGGTATTTGAGTTGGAGTTAAGTCTAAAACTCTATCATAGGTTTGAGCTCCTTATTTAAATATTTGTAgtttcattttttatcatcaatcaagttatgtTGCATTTATTAAGAATTATTCAAGCTTTTACGTACCATGGATTTGAGCTTTATTAGGAGTTCAGAGAGCTCCATAGATTCGGAGTAATTACGTCCCCGAGGAATATGGTATTCGACCTTATCTTGTCTCTCGCCGCACCGTTAGGTAATCTATACTCGGTGATTTGAAGTGAATactcgctcatttttcagttttaatTATTGTTATGCTCGGTCCAAAGTTAGACTAgggatttggatggtctgaattgTCGTACGACTGACTGGGTCATTTATAGGGAAGAAAAGTCGAATGGTCATGAATGACAAGCACGGCAAATTAGGCGGATGATTCCTATGGAATATTGGCTATTGACTCTTGACTTGACTTTTCTCGATTTTCTCTTTGCGTCTTGGTCTCTTGGGCCAGTGCCTCACCGGATAGTACTTCAATCAGTAGTTCGCTGAACCTCCTAAAACTGTATTCCTCCAGCCCTGCTACAACAGATATAGCCCAGCATGATTGTTCCAAACCAACCATTGTGAGAATATGCCTTAGCCCAGCATGATTGTTCCAAACCAACCATTGTGAGAATATGCCTTTGGCATGCAAATTAAAAATCTCATCAGATGAACAATCGTCGCAGCAAGTTTTTCGTGAAGATAATGAAACCATTTGGCATTTGGTTTTGAATATTTGTTTCACATGAACCAATCAGATTGCCTAATCTGTTGATGAAGATATCCACAGAACCGGCCATTGATTATGAAGGAAGGTCCCCTGAATAATGCAAACTCGAAGGccattaataataatatttaaaaaaataaaaaataaaaataaaaatctgatcaACTACTTTAGTCACCTAAGCGGCAGCTAGCCATACCTTGCACACCAAGAGCCATGGTGATTGAACTTTCACCACTTCCACTCTTGTCAATGACTATCCACAGCGTATGTCACGCCCTAAGAAAATGTCAGGATGGCACTCCTATTGGTAATTTTGTGCAGCACTTACCGATATGCTTCAGTGCCATCGAATTCATTCATTTTATGTGCCTCATCACGATCAAAGAATTACCTACAAATCACAGTAGTACaatttccaaaactcaggtggggccataCCATGTTATGTAGTGCTTCTTAGCTATGATATTATGAGGTGACCGACATGAGTGTTGACTCAGCCTAATTTTATGGATAAAGGCTAAACAAGGGGTGATCGACcttatggacgggttggattacaCAAATGTTATTCCTTCCCCTCACGTTAGAGAAAGTGACCCTGGTGGGTGCTCATGCGATGTGCGCAagcgtgttttttttttctttacacacACTTTGACGAGAACATCCAACCAGTTAATAAATATCAATATTCCTTGCCTATGTTAAAATTCCAAAAAGGAAGGAATGCGGTCAAAGATTCTTAGAATATTCATCTTATGGGTTTGGATCTCCTGTTGTACGGGTTTTAAGTGAACAAGTTATTTAGATCCAATTTCGAAGAAGTCACATCGATAGGATTAGTTATTAGGTCTACTAAAACTTAAATtcaatttgtttattttttttgtagtcCTCTATTTTATTAGGAATATCTTAATTTCTTGCCAACATAATTTATATGTGGCCCACAAATCCTAATAACTCGTAACAGTGTCCATTAGATGCGAATAATATTTTTTGTGATATGATCAATGTAACTAGCGGATGTTGATCATGCTTCCAATCATAGACTTTCATAAATTTTAGAAGTTAATAGATGGAGTTGATTCTACACATGCGATGGTAGATCCCACAGATAGTGTACAAACGCCCTTAGAAGTTTTGTTGTGGTGTAGTCAATTTAAGAAGTTTTCGACTATAGgagttcaattaccattgtttcttgtggtgtagtccatttaagcCTAAGTTTTGCCTCCTTTTGGGCTCATGTGTTA containing:
- the LOC131238939 gene encoding uncharacterized protein LOC131238939, translating into MDYTVQIDDRQILTTVTESDIDAQMWVRNVRQLYWKHRGRLIIGLRLYCHLNYIKRGLDGNPFSVIVLCVGASCLIYKFRFSMSYDHFHIHKVLIDFLKDLKIAFVGVDIVRDSKKLKDCPVLSIDNVIEL